One segment of Niabella beijingensis DNA contains the following:
- a CDS encoding LytR/AlgR family response regulator transcription factor: MIKCVVIDDEQAAIDVLINYIRRVSDLELVGTSTDPIKGFDLIKSTNPDVIFLDIQMDELSGIELMSMLSHEIQVIFCTAFSDFAVESYDLEALDYLMKPIPFDRFMKAVKKIRKFPSSSEKIGPDEIADDYIYVKTESKGKILRVNFVDIDFVEAKNNYIAFHCGKKIIMVYSTMNYIETSLSSSNFKRIHKSYIIPISKIALIQNNFLMLKNCGDQIPIGKTYKTDLLNLVNHKLLSDGNNYKFDC; the protein is encoded by the coding sequence ATGATTAAATGCGTCGTAATTGATGATGAGCAGGCTGCCATTGATGTATTAATAAACTACATCAGGCGAGTTTCTGATTTGGAATTGGTTGGAACTTCTACGGACCCCATCAAAGGATTTGATTTGATAAAAAGCACCAATCCGGATGTGATATTTCTCGATATCCAAATGGATGAACTTTCTGGAATCGAACTTATGAGTATGCTGAGCCACGAAATTCAAGTGATTTTTTGCACGGCATTTTCCGATTTTGCAGTAGAAAGTTATGATCTTGAAGCTCTTGACTACCTTATGAAACCAATACCATTTGACCGTTTCATGAAAGCAGTAAAGAAAATCCGAAAGTTCCCAAGCAGTTCGGAAAAAATTGGACCGGATGAAATAGCTGACGATTACATCTATGTAAAAACAGAATCTAAGGGTAAAATACTCAGGGTAAATTTTGTTGATATCGATTTCGTTGAAGCTAAGAACAATTACATTGCATTCCATTGTGGTAAGAAAATAATTATGGTCTATTCAACAATGAATTACATTGAAACATCCCTTTCCTCATCAAACTTTAAAAGAATACATAAATCATACATTATCCCGATTTCAAAAATAGCGCTGATTCAAAACAATTTTTTAATGCTTAAAAACTGCGGAGATCAGATACCTATTGGAAAAACTTACAAAACAGATTTGCTTAACCTTGTCAACCATAAGTTACTAAGCGATGGAAATAATTATAAATTTGATTGTTGA
- the mobC gene encoding conjugal transfer protein MobC, which yields MSTGENEQGLRVILDFVRKGSIVILILHFYIFCYGTFEKWGLTFSILKSILLGFSGIGLFNHSIYSKLFALGLLILSLLGVKGKKDEKINVSAIIVFILSGLLLYFSSGLLFYTVLPAEPLAVCYITLTSFGFLLFLAGGARLSRLIKLNLTRDIFNEENETFPQEEQLLENKYSINLPGVYNLRGKIRQMYLNLINCFRMVLIIGSPGAGKTFYLVREIILQCIKKKYCIVLYDFKYDDLTIIAYNAWLKYKGSYPVEPKFYIINFDDPINRCNPLEPSTLLDITDATESSRTILLGLNMQWIQKTGDFFVESPINFFTAIIWFLKKYKDGLYCTLPHAIELMQANYDDLFPVLSTEPEIEVLINPFISAYMNRAMEQLEGQVASAKIALARLSSPLLYYVLSGSDFSLDVNNPKEPKIVALANNPEKTQVYGAVISLYINRLFRILPKKGRQHTAIIADEAASFFANGIQEYLSIARGYLLATFLAIQNVAQLRKSYGREQADVIFNLAGNIICGQSTGDTAKAVSESIGKIVQERESVSINRNDTSVSRNTQLDFAVPTSRIAGLSAGEFVGIVSDNPDQKIKRKAFHCTIVNDPASINAEARSYKPLPKGKVSAREIQNNYIRIKNDITEIIESEIERIRKDPELAHLLFVKPGKDSQSPPSE from the coding sequence ATGAGCACGGGGGAAAACGAACAAGGATTAAGAGTAATTTTGGACTTTGTCAGAAAAGGAAGTATTGTGATACTTATCCTTCACTTCTACATTTTCTGTTATGGAACCTTTGAAAAATGGGGATTGACATTTTCAATTTTGAAATCAATACTCTTGGGTTTTTCGGGTATCGGTCTTTTTAATCATTCGATATATAGTAAACTTTTCGCGCTCGGGCTTCTCATATTGTCCCTGCTAGGTGTAAAAGGGAAAAAGGATGAAAAAATTAATGTATCGGCTATTATTGTTTTCATTTTATCCGGGCTATTACTTTATTTTTCTTCTGGTTTACTTTTCTATACTGTACTGCCCGCAGAGCCTTTGGCAGTATGTTATATTACCCTGACTTCATTTGGGTTTCTTCTTTTCCTGGCTGGTGGCGCCCGCTTGTCCCGGTTGATTAAACTGAATCTAACCAGGGACATATTCAACGAGGAGAACGAAACGTTTCCGCAGGAGGAACAGCTATTGGAAAACAAATACAGCATCAACCTTCCGGGAGTTTATAATCTAAGAGGAAAAATCCGGCAAATGTATCTTAATCTGATTAACTGTTTTAGAATGGTGCTCATAATCGGCTCGCCTGGAGCAGGTAAGACGTTCTACCTTGTTCGTGAGATAATTTTGCAGTGTATTAAGAAAAAATACTGCATCGTACTTTATGATTTCAAGTATGATGACCTGACGATCATTGCATATAATGCCTGGCTCAAATACAAAGGCAGCTATCCTGTTGAGCCTAAGTTCTATATTATTAACTTCGATGATCCTATTAACCGGTGTAATCCTTTAGAGCCTTCTACCCTTTTGGATATTACGGATGCAACAGAAAGTTCTCGTACTATTTTGCTTGGATTGAACATGCAATGGATCCAGAAAACCGGGGATTTTTTCGTGGAATCCCCAATAAATTTCTTTACCGCCATCATTTGGTTTTTAAAAAAATATAAAGATGGACTGTACTGCACACTCCCTCATGCTATAGAGTTAATGCAGGCAAATTATGACGATCTTTTCCCGGTTCTCTCTACTGAACCGGAAATCGAAGTATTGATTAATCCTTTTATCAGCGCTTATATGAACCGGGCAATGGAGCAATTGGAAGGACAGGTTGCATCGGCGAAAATTGCACTGGCGAGGCTGTCCTCACCATTGCTTTATTATGTTTTGTCGGGAAGTGATTTTTCTTTAGACGTAAACAATCCAAAAGAACCGAAGATTGTGGCCCTGGCTAATAATCCTGAAAAGACCCAGGTCTATGGCGCAGTTATATCATTATATATAAATCGGCTATTTAGAATCCTCCCAAAAAAGGGGCGGCAACATACGGCGATCATCGCTGATGAAGCAGCATCTTTTTTCGCCAATGGCATCCAGGAATACTTATCAATTGCGAGGGGATATTTATTGGCAACTTTTTTGGCGATCCAGAATGTGGCTCAATTAAGAAAATCTTATGGCCGGGAGCAAGCCGATGTTATATTCAATCTTGCTGGGAATATTATCTGTGGTCAATCAACCGGAGACACAGCAAAAGCGGTTTCTGAATCCATTGGAAAAATTGTACAAGAGCGGGAGAGCGTCTCCATAAATCGTAACGACACCAGTGTCAGCAGAAATACGCAACTGGATTTTGCAGTACCTACTTCAAGAATTGCGGGATTGAGTGCCGGAGAATTTGTAGGAATTGTCTCTGACAATCCGGACCAGAAAATCAAACGAAAGGCGTTTCATTGCACAATTGTAAACGATCCAGCATCTATAAATGCTGAGGCTCGTAGCTACAAGCCCCTGCCTAAAGGGAAAGTGTCAGCACGTGAGATTCAAAACAATTACATAAGGATTAAAAATGATATTACTGAGATTATTGAGTCAGAAATAGAAAGAATTAGAAAGGACCCAGAACTTGCCCATTTGCTGTTTGTAAAACCTGGTAAGGATTCACAATCCCCTCCATCCGAATAG
- a CDS encoding DNA cytosine methyltransferase, whose amino-acid sequence MRHGSLFSGIGGFDLAAAWMGWQNVFNVEIDPFCRSVLKFHFPGASQFEDIRKFNGRKFYGSVDIISGGFPCQPFSIAGKRRGASDDRYLWPEMLRVIDEVRPTWFVGENVAGILSMVQPGVPVSLGGQTNFGKEDQEIITEHEYIAWTICKNIERIGYSVQPFIIPACGTGAPHRRNRIWFIANSNGIIQYPEFPKESESNSYQKWPTLSAGFASAGGGRIIADPYSTGLERPAGAILSPAANGQSSGIGSIPTWSNWPSESPVCGRNDGISSELVDITFSKWRKESLRSFGNAIVPQVAYQIFFAIDRIHNSLQNRNAQC is encoded by the coding sequence ATGCGACACGGGAGTCTTTTTTCTGGTATTGGTGGCTTTGATTTGGCCGCGGCCTGGATGGGCTGGCAAAATGTTTTTAATGTCGAAATAGATCCATTTTGCCGGAGCGTGCTGAAATTCCATTTTCCCGGTGCTTCTCAGTTTGAAGATATAAGAAAATTTAATGGAAGAAAGTTTTATGGATCAGTTGACATTATTTCCGGGGGATTCCCCTGCCAGCCGTTTTCCATTGCCGGAAAAAGACGAGGTGCGTCAGATGATCGTTACCTCTGGCCGGAAATGCTCCGGGTTATTGACGAGGTCCGGCCCACTTGGTTTGTTGGCGAAAATGTTGCTGGAATCCTCAGTATGGTACAACCCGGTGTGCCGGTTAGCCTGGGAGGCCAAACCAATTTTGGAAAAGAAGATCAGGAAATCATTACGGAGCATGAATATATTGCCTGGACCATCTGTAAGAATATTGAGCGAATCGGATATTCGGTCCAGCCGTTTATTATTCCAGCTTGCGGCACAGGCGCGCCCCATCGGCGAAACAGAATCTGGTTTATTGCCAACTCCAATGGCATCATACAGTACCCGGAATTTCCAAAAGAATCAGAAAGTAATAGTTACCAAAAATGGCCAACGCTTTCGGCCGGATTTGCATCAGCTGGCGGCGGCCGGATTATTGCCGACCCCTACAGCACGGGACTGGAAAGGCCCGCAGGCGCGATCTTATCACCAGCAGCAAATGGACAATCTTCCGGGATTGGTTCGATTCCAACTTGGAGCAACTGGCCTTCTGAATCCCCTGTTTGTGGGAGAAATGATGGGATTTCCTCTGAATTGGTTGACATTACCTTTTCGAAATGGAGGAAAGAGTCTCTGCGATCCTTTGGAAATGCAATAGTACCCCAGGTCGCCTACCAGATATTTTTTGCAATAGACAGGATACACAATTCATTACAAAACAGAAATGCGCAATGTTAA
- a CDS encoding recombinase family protein: MFVWIYTRVSSKEQFEKNSSVENQLEANRSYAKQMNFSITEEFGGTYESAKSDFTRKEFKRLIDKVKSSRKRPYAILVYKMSRFSRSGGNAIGLVNRLVEELGVHLIEVSTGLTTTSERGKAAIYESLFHAYKENIERKEIIIPGMKRKLLKGFWLGNVPLGYDQYGPRVKREKFFSKEQKVVINNYGQLLREAWTWKASGIYNDAQILSKLSARGLKLTPQKISAIWKKPFYCGVLAHHLLEEPVKGNWEALVSIDDFKKVQEILSGHHSGYKHQKEEENRPLLRLLRCNNCGSYLVGYYVSKKDLHYYRCLKCPGVSLTAKTPSLRARRVGAFELFQTFLRKFEIPKSIFPLVLKQLTKLFNHHQKENLENDHLLEIRLKEFEKKKKELTIRRGLGEIDTDTYNITLEHITIEMQSIYKELNTVPSKISNLEKLLNSALKKLQKLSVYWGSSDLSGKRMLHKILFPEGVFYIPEKHEYLTKKINGFLLLTSSILAEYTSNKNRNSLDFSESSGLVARTRIELVSRV, from the coding sequence ATGTTTGTCTGGATTTATACCCGAGTTAGCTCAAAAGAGCAATTTGAAAAAAACTCCAGTGTAGAAAATCAATTAGAGGCCAACAGATCTTATGCTAAGCAAATGAATTTTAGCATTACTGAAGAATTTGGTGGAACTTATGAAAGCGCGAAATCTGATTTTACACGAAAAGAATTTAAACGTCTTATCGACAAAGTAAAATCCAGCAGGAAAAGGCCGTATGCAATTCTTGTATATAAAATGAGCCGTTTCTCCAGATCTGGTGGTAATGCAATAGGGTTGGTCAATCGACTAGTTGAGGAGTTAGGAGTTCACTTAATTGAAGTAAGCACCGGTCTTACAACTACTTCAGAGAGAGGCAAGGCTGCCATATATGAAAGTCTTTTTCACGCATATAAAGAAAATATCGAAAGAAAGGAAATCATAATACCTGGAATGAAAAGAAAATTACTGAAAGGATTTTGGCTTGGAAATGTGCCGCTCGGATACGACCAATACGGACCAAGGGTAAAAAGAGAAAAATTCTTTAGCAAAGAGCAAAAAGTTGTGATCAATAACTACGGGCAATTATTGAGAGAAGCTTGGACTTGGAAAGCATCAGGAATTTATAACGATGCCCAAATATTGTCAAAACTGTCAGCTCGGGGATTAAAACTTACGCCACAAAAAATAAGCGCGATTTGGAAAAAACCATTTTATTGCGGAGTCTTAGCTCATCATCTTCTGGAAGAACCTGTCAAAGGCAATTGGGAAGCCTTAGTCAGTATAGATGATTTTAAGAAGGTACAGGAAATTTTGAGTGGACACCATAGCGGATATAAGCATCAAAAAGAAGAAGAGAATCGCCCTTTATTGCGATTATTGCGGTGCAATAACTGTGGAAGTTATTTGGTTGGATACTACGTGTCCAAAAAGGATCTTCACTATTATAGGTGTTTAAAATGCCCGGGGGTTAGCTTAACAGCAAAAACTCCAAGTCTTAGAGCAAGACGTGTTGGAGCTTTCGAGCTATTCCAGACTTTTTTAAGAAAGTTCGAAATTCCAAAATCAATATTTCCATTGGTTTTAAAGCAGCTTACCAAGTTGTTTAACCATCACCAAAAGGAGAATCTTGAAAATGACCATCTTTTAGAAATACGGTTAAAAGAATTTGAGAAGAAAAAAAAGGAACTGACAATTCGTCGTGGTTTGGGTGAAATCGACACCGATACCTACAATATTACTTTGGAGCACATAACAATCGAAATGCAGTCAATTTATAAGGAATTAAACACTGTTCCTTCCAAAATATCTAACTTAGAAAAACTGCTGAATAGTGCTCTTAAAAAGTTGCAAAAACTTAGTGTTTACTGGGGTTCCAGCGATTTATCCGGCAAGCGCATGCTTCACAAAATACTGTTTCCTGAAGGAGTTTTTTATATTCCGGAAAAACACGAATATCTAACTAAGAAAATTAATGGATTTTTGCTTTTAACAAGCTCAATATTAGCAGAATACACATCAAATAAAAACCGGAACTCTCTGGATTTTTCAGAAAGTTCCGGTCTGGTAGCCCGGACAAGAATCGAACTTGTATCTAGAGTTTAG
- a CDS encoding TlpA family protein disulfide reductase, whose product MKKYLLAYALAGACLYAQAQGGIRPLTIGDTVPDITFNNLLNYPAKTAKLSDFRGKLVILDFWATWCASCIAAFPKLQKLQEDYKKDLQVLMIASPESGDDFPKISSLLNRLKKNNKAVNLPITINSEATTLFPHTALPHYVWIERDGRVLAITGADEVTTDNIKTALTKGALEVGQKKDFNKNNLFGLDSSIVPLKKIEGYSILIKGRMTNLNGGGGFGYYRQRDNSYYGYFFANASLISIYNQIAGETINDFDGDFARIVFPAADSNLLGLWHYPDTDSLIRWYNKNGYTLDFYGPPTNHKELFKKALWLLNEGTPFNAEIVIRKTTCLVLRRIDTAKECGNKNYTTIQYNGQQRTVAISDIKSIYKDWLNGRMPFVDRSGLKGDRYFKPDKYPLGIYDAQKVLAGNNLKITEEQLALPLMIITSKPKL is encoded by the coding sequence ATGAAAAAATATTTGCTGGCGTATGCCCTGGCAGGGGCATGCCTATACGCGCAGGCCCAAGGTGGTATACGTCCATTAACTATAGGCGATACCGTACCGGATATAACGTTTAACAACCTGCTTAATTACCCTGCTAAAACAGCCAAACTATCTGACTTCCGTGGCAAACTGGTTATTCTTGACTTTTGGGCCACCTGGTGCGCGAGCTGCATTGCAGCATTTCCGAAACTCCAAAAACTGCAGGAAGATTATAAAAAGGATCTACAAGTGCTAATGATAGCATCTCCAGAAAGTGGAGATGACTTCCCAAAAATTTCTTCTCTTTTAAACCGCCTTAAAAAAAACAATAAAGCGGTAAACCTGCCGATTACGATCAACAGTGAGGCAACAACATTATTTCCGCATACTGCTCTACCCCACTATGTTTGGATAGAAAGAGATGGCCGAGTGCTTGCCATCACTGGTGCTGACGAGGTAACGACGGATAATATAAAAACAGCACTTACCAAGGGGGCTTTGGAAGTTGGACAAAAAAAGGATTTTAACAAAAACAATCTATTCGGACTGGATTCGTCAATTGTACCATTAAAGAAAATTGAAGGGTATTCTATTTTAATAAAAGGCCGAATGACGAATCTGAACGGAGGTGGTGGATTTGGATATTATAGGCAGCGGGATAACAGTTATTATGGCTACTTTTTTGCTAATGCTTCTTTAATTTCAATTTACAACCAGATAGCCGGAGAAACCATCAACGATTTTGATGGCGATTTTGCAAGAATAGTATTTCCCGCAGCAGACAGTAATCTATTGGGGCTCTGGCATTACCCGGATACAGATTCACTGATTCGATGGTATAATAAAAATGGCTATACACTTGATTTTTATGGCCCACCTACCAACCATAAGGAATTGTTTAAAAAAGCGCTATGGTTATTAAACGAAGGAACACCTTTTAATGCAGAGATTGTAATTCGAAAAACTACCTGCCTGGTATTACGGAGAATAGATACCGCTAAGGAATGCGGTAATAAAAATTATACTACAATTCAATATAATGGACAACAACGAACCGTTGCCATTTCTGATATTAAATCAATTTATAAAGATTGGCTAAATGGGCGCATGCCCTTTGTAGATCGCAGTGGCTTAAAGGGTGATCGTTACTTTAAGCCCGATAAATATCCGTTAGGCATTTATGACGCCCAAAAAGTGCTGGCAGGGAATAATTTAAAAATAACTGAAGAGCAGCTGGCGCTGCCTCTGATGATCATTACAAGTAAACCTAAACTTTAA
- a CDS encoding relaxase/mobilization nuclease domain-containing protein: MVARITSGKNIRGVLSYNENKVKEGAALCIDAVGFGCLLEELSFANKLNRFIGLTERNRIAKTNTIHISLNFHPDEKLEDKVLRDIAGTYMEKIGFGDQPYLVYRHNDAAHPHIHIVTVNIQSNGDRIDIHDIGRNESTKARREIEEMFGLVKADEQKENGDSGLKPADISVAEYGKRPTKNEISNIVRTVAKFYRYANFEQYQAILKEYNILANRGEPGTRMHKNGGMVYQMMDRKTGNVVGVPVKSSSIYEKPTLKNIEAQYERNEQIRKRYRQRAQQTIDGVLEKYTDKTSFLEALKSENIIATFKRNESGYIYGITYLDKTSCCFFNGSDLGKSYSAKAVLDRLQTGTSNENAQNRDFVGKLISETDFSKDFKEVLYDWMRTGALIEAFESGDGETHYKMGNLQTAKESWLPVNSKLTGYLRANRLDVSAASTVLDYVMTHIFPSELFRGNDHEWKNIFSKMEHELFSIIQGLWDPVYTNQSLPVELIRESRRKKKRRRY; the protein is encoded by the coding sequence ATGGTTGCGAGGATAACAAGTGGTAAAAATATAAGAGGTGTTCTTAGCTATAATGAGAACAAAGTAAAGGAAGGAGCCGCATTGTGTATTGATGCGGTTGGCTTTGGTTGCCTGCTGGAAGAACTGAGCTTTGCTAATAAATTGAACCGCTTTATAGGTTTGACTGAGCGCAATAGAATTGCCAAAACTAATACAATTCATATCTCACTGAATTTCCATCCTGATGAAAAGCTGGAGGATAAAGTGCTCAGGGATATTGCCGGAACTTACATGGAAAAGATTGGCTTCGGGGATCAGCCGTATCTTGTTTACCGGCATAATGATGCTGCTCATCCCCATATTCATATTGTCACAGTTAATATTCAATCCAACGGGGATCGCATAGATATACATGATATTGGCAGGAATGAATCGACGAAGGCCCGGAGGGAAATAGAAGAGATGTTCGGATTGGTTAAGGCGGACGAGCAAAAAGAAAATGGAGATTCCGGATTAAAGCCTGCTGATATTTCCGTTGCGGAATATGGGAAACGACCCACTAAAAATGAGATTTCCAATATCGTTCGCACTGTTGCAAAATTTTATAGATATGCCAATTTCGAGCAATACCAGGCAATCTTAAAGGAATATAATATCCTGGCAAATCGTGGGGAACCGGGTACCCGTATGCATAAAAATGGCGGTATGGTTTATCAGATGATGGATAGAAAGACCGGGAATGTCGTAGGAGTTCCAGTTAAATCGAGTAGTATTTACGAAAAGCCAACATTAAAAAATATAGAAGCCCAATACGAAAGAAATGAACAGATCCGAAAAAGGTACCGCCAAAGAGCACAGCAAACAATCGATGGTGTTTTAGAAAAGTACACAGATAAAACCTCTTTTCTTGAAGCATTAAAATCTGAAAATATTATAGCAACGTTTAAGAGAAATGAAAGCGGATATATCTATGGCATTACCTATTTGGATAAAACCTCCTGTTGTTTTTTTAATGGGAGTGATCTTGGAAAATCTTACAGTGCTAAGGCTGTTCTTGATCGGTTGCAAACTGGGACGTCAAACGAAAATGCTCAAAACAGGGACTTTGTGGGGAAACTAATCTCAGAAACGGACTTCTCCAAAGATTTTAAAGAGGTTCTTTATGACTGGATGCGAACAGGAGCACTGATAGAAGCGTTCGAGTCCGGGGATGGAGAAACTCATTATAAAATGGGGAATTTACAAACAGCAAAAGAATCCTGGCTTCCTGTAAATTCAAAGTTGACTGGTTATTTACGGGCAAATCGGCTTGACGTATCTGCGGCAAGTACTGTATTGGATTATGTAATGACCCATATTTTCCCTTCAGAATTATTTCGGGGAAATGATCATGAATGGAAGAATATATTTTCAAAAATGGAGCATGAGCTATTCTCAATTATCCAAGGCTTATGGGATCCGGTCTATACCAACCAGTCATTGCCGGTAGAACTTATCCGGGAATCCCGTAGGAAAAAGAAACGCAGAAGATATTAA
- a CDS encoding helix-turn-helix domain-containing protein: MEKRDKVVRKPAKLENITPKDEVLKELGQRLKATRKKQGFSSYEHFAYQMDIARSLYAKYESGRNDMKVSTLIRILQGMGMKLSDFFKGFD; the protein is encoded by the coding sequence ATGGAAAAAAGAGATAAAGTAGTAAGGAAACCGGCCAAATTGGAAAACATCACTCCGAAAGATGAAGTGCTCAAAGAGTTGGGTCAAAGGCTAAAAGCGACTAGAAAAAAGCAAGGATTTTCCAGCTATGAACACTTTGCTTATCAAATGGATATTGCTAGGTCTCTGTATGCTAAGTATGAATCCGGGAGAAATGACATGAAAGTATCAACACTTATCCGGATATTACAAGGAATGGGAATGAAGTTGTCTGACTTTTTTAAGGGATTCGATTAA
- a CDS encoding zeta toxin family protein: MPAEKPLRLRVFAGPNGSGKSTILKELANYDIGHYVNADDLATLLRKSYCDFTKYKLSVTPTTFKQIALESGLVNDDFSSTLFLKSYSLRKNIFRVKTTDDQVIQRIAQILADALRKLLLESRQRFSFETVFSHSSKLDIMKAAAAAGYKVYLYFISTSGPTVNVDRVKKRVAQNGHGVPEEKIISRYFRSMELLYDASQIAYQAYFFDNSQEEGESKMFAHFKKTNNKKIWDKANKANIPEWFKKYYSSKISKNP; the protein is encoded by the coding sequence ATGCCTGCTGAAAAACCCCTTCGCCTAAGGGTGTTTGCCGGGCCAAATGGCTCAGGGAAAAGCACCATTTTAAAAGAATTAGCCAACTACGATATTGGGCACTATGTTAATGCAGATGATCTTGCAACTTTACTAAGGAAAAGTTACTGTGATTTTACAAAATATAAACTATCTGTTACCCCAACAACGTTTAAACAAATAGCTCTCGAATCAGGACTGGTAAACGATGATTTTTCATCAACTCTGTTCCTTAAAAGTTATTCTCTTCGAAAAAACATTTTCAGAGTAAAAACAACCGACGACCAGGTAATTCAAAGGATTGCCCAAATTTTAGCAGACGCTTTACGCAAACTACTTTTAGAAAGTCGTCAGCGCTTTTCGTTTGAAACAGTATTTTCCCATTCGAGTAAGCTGGATATAATGAAAGCAGCTGCTGCTGCCGGCTATAAAGTTTATCTGTATTTCATATCCACAAGCGGGCCTACAGTTAATGTTGACCGCGTAAAAAAAAGAGTTGCACAAAATGGGCATGGAGTTCCGGAAGAAAAAATAATCAGCAGGTATTTTAGGTCAATGGAACTGCTGTATGATGCCAGTCAGATTGCTTATCAAGCCTATTTTTTTGACAATTCGCAGGAAGAAGGAGAATCTAAAATGTTTGCTCATTTCAAAAAGACAAACAACAAAAAGATCTGGGATAAAGCAAACAAGGCCAATATTCCCGAATGGTTTAAAAAATACTATTCTTCAAAAATTTCTAAAAACCCTTAA
- a CDS encoding sensor histidine kinase encodes MPNSSLLINKKATKLLGWHFLAWLLYTIFLHIAAMLTKPDISIINTLLYLLPFCFTFYISIYVLGINKKKGVAWTIASFFIVFIFMASLGYFYVYFILPEFGIVVYTSKQFKPFIQEAVLGYVRFFSFAMLYFYIRESIRKEKNLRLLQQEKSQRELENERLKQQELKAQQEKLQYEYAFLRSQINPHFLHNTLNTFFSQAMQYSPEFADNILKLASIMRYSMEALEFDSGKVSVQKELTHLQNLIDIHNLRFGERKMIVYEIEGNINGHMVPPLSFITIVENAFKYGDLTDPNCPMTIKVGLTPGEVSFYCSNKIKKSSVQISSSNIGISNLSKRLDVAFSNRYKMNAEKKGEMYFFYLTIKA; translated from the coding sequence GTGCCCAACTCATCTCTTTTAATAAATAAAAAAGCGACAAAGCTCTTGGGCTGGCATTTTCTTGCCTGGCTTCTTTACACTATATTTCTCCATATAGCAGCGATGCTAACTAAGCCAGATATTTCTATAATCAATACTTTATTGTACCTGCTTCCATTTTGTTTTACTTTTTATATAAGCATATACGTCCTTGGAATTAATAAGAAAAAAGGAGTCGCTTGGACCATTGCCTCGTTTTTTATCGTTTTCATATTCATGGCATCCCTGGGATATTTCTATGTGTACTTTATTCTTCCGGAGTTTGGTATTGTAGTATATACATCAAAACAATTTAAACCATTTATTCAAGAAGCCGTTCTTGGCTACGTCCGCTTCTTCTCATTTGCTATGCTTTATTTCTATATTCGGGAATCAATACGGAAAGAAAAAAATCTTAGATTGCTGCAGCAGGAAAAGTCCCAACGAGAGCTGGAGAACGAACGACTAAAACAGCAGGAGCTTAAAGCCCAACAAGAAAAACTTCAGTACGAATATGCATTTTTAAGATCTCAGATAAACCCACATTTTCTGCATAATACTTTGAATACCTTCTTCTCACAAGCCATGCAATACTCCCCGGAATTTGCTGATAACATACTTAAACTGGCCTCCATTATGAGATACTCGATGGAAGCGCTGGAATTTGACAGTGGAAAAGTTTCCGTTCAGAAGGAGTTGACGCATCTCCAAAACCTTATAGATATTCATAATCTTCGCTTTGGGGAAAGAAAGATGATTGTCTATGAAATAGAAGGCAATATAAACGGTCATATGGTCCCTCCGCTTTCATTCATAACTATTGTGGAGAACGCTTTTAAATATGGCGATTTAACCGACCCAAACTGTCCTATGACGATTAAGGTGGGTCTAACTCCAGGAGAAGTTTCTTTTTACTGTTCCAATAAGATTAAAAAAAGTAGTGTTCAGATTTCGTCATCCAATATCGGCATTTCCAACCTAAGTAAAAGGCTTGATGTCGCATTTAGCAACCGGTATAAAATGAATGCAGAAAAAAAGGGCGAAATGTACTTTTTCTATTTAACGATAAAAGCTTAA